In Streptomyces sp. SID8374, one genomic interval encodes:
- a CDS encoding MFS transporter, translating to MTKPLRENRDFRLLWLSGLFAVLGGQMTALALPLLVLKETGSPVQAGAVGTVSVGAVLITMLPGGVMADRIERRRLMRLCDVGSLTVVTALTIAVLYGHAPMVLVLLVAAAGAVISSVYAPAVFGLMRAVVPADQMGTATARLQARTQTARLVGPLVGGALFGLHPALPFAVEALGLLASTICVALVRTRSRARTAAGSAFSKRELTAGLTFLWQIPYLRTVLLIFGLGMNFAFGSLTFIALTAFSDGGRSGIGGGFVISCVSAGALAGALFAPRISPARHSRVLIVATCWTCVAAAGVMAWLSRPVVAGLMCALCMFLSTVASIGFLSKLLVVTPEEKVGRVQSAAGFLSSMVQPFGPLAGGALLMAFGARWAFTLTGCVLAVSALVVTFASSARAEPAPPVQEPQPEPADPVEPEAKHAAPGV from the coding sequence ATGACCAAGCCGCTACGCGAAAACCGGGACTTCCGGCTGCTCTGGCTGAGCGGCCTCTTCGCGGTCCTCGGCGGGCAGATGACCGCCCTCGCCCTTCCCCTGCTCGTCCTCAAGGAGACCGGCTCCCCGGTGCAGGCCGGCGCCGTCGGCACGGTGTCCGTGGGGGCCGTCCTGATCACCATGCTGCCCGGCGGGGTGATGGCGGACCGCATCGAACGCCGCCGGCTGATGAGGCTGTGCGACGTCGGCAGCCTGACCGTCGTCACCGCCCTGACCATCGCCGTCCTGTACGGGCACGCCCCCATGGTGCTCGTCCTGCTCGTCGCGGCGGCGGGCGCGGTGATCAGCAGCGTCTACGCGCCCGCGGTCTTCGGCCTGATGCGCGCGGTCGTCCCGGCCGACCAGATGGGCACCGCCACCGCACGGCTCCAGGCGCGCACCCAGACGGCCCGGCTGGTCGGGCCGCTCGTCGGGGGCGCGCTCTTCGGCCTCCACCCGGCGCTGCCGTTCGCTGTCGAGGCGCTCGGCCTGCTCGCGTCGACCATCTGCGTGGCTCTCGTACGTACCCGCTCGCGGGCCAGGACGGCGGCGGGCTCGGCGTTCAGCAAGCGCGAACTGACGGCGGGCCTCACCTTCCTGTGGCAGATCCCCTACCTGCGGACGGTCCTGCTCATCTTCGGCCTGGGCATGAACTTCGCGTTCGGGTCCCTCACCTTCATCGCGCTGACCGCGTTCTCCGACGGGGGCCGCTCCGGGATCGGCGGCGGCTTCGTCATCAGCTGTGTCTCCGCCGGGGCCCTGGCCGGGGCGCTGTTCGCACCGAGGATCAGCCCGGCCCGGCACTCCCGGGTGCTGATCGTCGCCACCTGCTGGACCTGTGTCGCGGCCGCCGGGGTGATGGCCTGGCTCAGCCGGCCGGTCGTGGCCGGGCTGATGTGCGCGCTGTGCATGTTCCTGTCGACGGTCGCCAGCATCGGGTTCCTGTCGAAGCTGCTCGTGGTGACCCCGGAGGAGAAGGTGGGCCGGGTGCAGAGCGCGGCCGGGTTCCTGTCCTCCATGGTCCAGCCGTTCGGGCCGCTGGCCGGGGGCGCCCTGCTGATGGCGTTCGGCGCCCGGTGGGCCTTCACCCTGACCGGGTGCGTGCTGGCGGTCTCGGCCCTCGTGGTCACCTTCGCCTCCTCGGCCCGGGCGGAACCGGCCCCGCCGGTCCAGGAACCGCAGCCGGAGCCCGCCGACCCGGTGGAGCCCGAGGCCAAGCACGCCGCCCCCGGAGTCTGA
- a CDS encoding iron-containing redox enzyme family protein, translated as MWRAEGLLERYRAYLCTMHAVIRASVPLMELALRRASDAPGDPLSEPLAAYLVEHIQEETGHDAWLLEDLVAAGADPGDALGPLPPPDVASLVGPQFYWIENHHPVALLGYIAVLEGYAPAPGLTGRIAALTGLPAAALRTLREHAALDTDHLDELYALLDRLPLTRDQEAAVAVSALHSLDALTRLFVRLGRSAPAPSLRGAGPTSPTGVTP; from the coding sequence ATGTGGCGTGCCGAGGGGCTGTTGGAGCGCTACCGGGCCTACCTCTGCACCATGCACGCCGTGATCCGGGCCTCCGTACCGCTGATGGAGCTCGCCCTGCGCCGCGCCTCGGACGCCCCCGGCGATCCGCTGTCGGAGCCGCTGGCCGCCTATCTGGTGGAGCACATCCAGGAGGAGACCGGGCACGACGCCTGGCTGCTGGAGGACCTGGTCGCGGCGGGCGCGGACCCCGGGGACGCGCTCGGTCCGCTGCCGCCGCCGGATGTGGCCTCCCTCGTCGGCCCGCAGTTCTACTGGATCGAGAACCACCACCCGGTGGCCCTGCTCGGCTACATCGCGGTGCTGGAGGGGTACGCGCCCGCCCCCGGGCTGACCGGCCGCATCGCCGCCCTGACCGGGCTGCCCGCCGCCGCCCTGCGGACCTTACGGGAGCACGCGGCACTGGACACGGACCACCTGGACGAGCTGTACGCGCTGCTGGACCGGCTGCCGCTGACCCGGGACCAGGAAGCGGCCGTCGCGGTCAGCGCGCTGCACTCCCTCGACGCGCTCACCCGGCTGTTCGTCCGGCTCGGGCGCTCCGCACCGGCGCCGTCGCTGCGGGGAGCCGGACCCACCTCACCGACGGGAGTCACCCCATGA
- a CDS encoding aroma-sacti cluster domain-containing protein produces the protein MTGPPQPPPTDPEQRPTEAVLYEAGFPVDLLTEEQRQVLGELSPQELTLLLDVKSRLDAVGPEVQAHGEIAGGALF, from the coding sequence ATGACCGGACCGCCGCAACCACCACCCACCGATCCCGAACAGCGCCCCACGGAGGCCGTGTTGTACGAGGCGGGCTTCCCCGTGGACCTCCTCACCGAGGAGCAGCGCCAGGTGCTGGGCGAGCTGTCACCGCAGGAGCTCACCCTGCTGCTGGACGTCAAGAGCCGGCTGGACGCGGTGGGTCCCGAGGTCCAGGCCCACGGCGAGATCGCGGGTGGCGCGCTGTTCTAG
- a CDS encoding adenylate/guanylate cyclase domain-containing protein, with translation MTCPSCRQELPSTARFCSSCGTPCAGPAVAAPAPVPPPPAEDERKPVTVLFCDLVGSTALSGVLDPETLRTVTLRYFEAMSEQIVARGGTPEKFIGDAVMAVFGVPVVREDDARRALAAALGMRRALDALNEELHASLGIRLTTRVGVNTGQVVAGSDATARQALVSGEVVNIAARLEQNAGPGEIFIGPQTLLAAGPTVRAEPTGPLRLKGKRESVEAYRLLALGADDPELLRRFDAPFVGRTTELGALTGALAESVREDRPVLLRVTGEAGIGKTRLVREWLALHGGAGSFTYGAGRCRTYGDHGTLAPLADAVRSLLPPAHAPGDEAVEDAMALLTGGLLRDGTPNAPFEDMCAALTVVLTRTARTRPVVLVLDDWHAAAPLLVRTVDRLTGGSGPARTLVICAGRPEEEPADGKQGHLQLTGLPREEAARLAAGLARIDGRPAPADDRLLARSEGNPLYLEQLLIDDRAAAPAPEGELPPTLQALLGARIGALARAERGVVDLAAVIGREFAAAELVRLELAVRTAERPGSALPAAPQDPGRVDEALAALARRRLVEPAPSGDGESSAYRFSSGLVHEVAYASLSKRAKAERHAWAAELPSVERTGDGAVGGHLERAYRYRAELGLLDDRARSLRDRAAAALGRAGAQAAARSDLHWAHGLLERAVELRPDAARAVLGLGEVRVALGRTEEGAELLRTVRDLTTAPVESAHARLALAVLDPAARPGPAATARAVLPVFEAAGDAVGRARAHLRLAQQLQQSGRHEEAERDHARALEHAVAAGAEPERAGALGAIGISLWRGPVPVPDAVERCRALLAAHGSGRPTVRVTLNCPLAVLYGLQDRADEAYACLAEAERLAGTLGFAEAEVFLPVFRATVEALLGREAEALALLVRADAAARRMGAAGMRTALALDAARLELDAGSEDRAVEWLAGIGDTSALSRADAVDLEGLRARLAATARPDEALHHADRAQRASLLTDSPLVQASAELDRARTLAALGRTADAVAAARSAGQHFADKGHLPGTRRVAAFLRTHTGPTAMATTSTTREGS, from the coding sequence ATGACCTGCCCCTCGTGCCGACAGGAGCTTCCCTCCACGGCCCGGTTCTGCTCGTCCTGCGGGACGCCGTGCGCCGGTCCGGCCGTCGCCGCCCCCGCACCCGTGCCGCCACCGCCTGCCGAGGACGAACGCAAGCCGGTGACTGTGCTGTTCTGCGATCTCGTGGGCTCCACCGCCCTGTCGGGGGTGCTGGACCCGGAGACGCTGCGCACGGTGACCCTGCGGTACTTCGAGGCGATGAGCGAGCAGATCGTGGCGCGCGGCGGCACCCCGGAGAAGTTCATCGGGGACGCGGTCATGGCCGTGTTCGGCGTGCCGGTGGTCCGGGAGGACGACGCCCGGCGGGCCCTGGCGGCGGCGCTCGGGATGCGCCGGGCGCTGGACGCCCTCAACGAGGAGCTGCACGCCTCGCTCGGCATCCGGCTGACGACCAGGGTCGGGGTCAACACCGGTCAGGTGGTGGCCGGTTCGGATGCCACGGCCCGGCAGGCGCTGGTCTCCGGCGAGGTCGTCAACATCGCCGCCCGCCTTGAGCAGAACGCGGGCCCGGGCGAGATTTTCATCGGCCCGCAGACCCTCCTCGCCGCCGGCCCCACGGTGCGGGCCGAGCCCACGGGCCCGCTCCGGCTCAAGGGCAAGCGCGAGAGCGTGGAGGCGTACCGGCTGCTGGCGCTGGGTGCGGACGACCCCGAGCTGCTGCGCCGCTTCGACGCCCCGTTCGTCGGCCGCACCACCGAACTGGGCGCGCTGACAGGGGCGTTGGCGGAGTCCGTACGGGAGGACCGCCCCGTTCTGCTGCGGGTGACCGGCGAGGCGGGCATCGGCAAGACCCGGCTGGTACGGGAGTGGCTGGCGCTCCATGGCGGCGCGGGCTCCTTCACGTACGGGGCGGGCCGCTGCCGCACCTACGGGGACCACGGCACGCTGGCTCCCCTCGCCGACGCCGTACGCTCGCTGCTCCCGCCCGCCCACGCCCCCGGGGACGAGGCGGTCGAGGACGCGATGGCCCTGCTCACCGGGGGCCTGCTGCGCGACGGCACGCCCAACGCGCCCTTCGAGGACATGTGCGCCGCGCTGACCGTCGTGCTGACCCGCACGGCCCGGACCCGGCCGGTGGTCCTGGTCCTCGACGACTGGCATGCGGCGGCGCCCCTGCTGGTCCGGACGGTGGACCGGCTGACGGGCGGGTCCGGGCCCGCCCGCACCCTGGTCATCTGCGCGGGCCGCCCGGAGGAGGAGCCGGCCGACGGGAAGCAGGGGCACCTCCAGCTCACCGGCCTCCCCCGCGAGGAGGCGGCCCGGCTCGCGGCCGGTCTCGCCCGGATCGACGGCCGCCCCGCCCCGGCCGACGACCGGCTCCTGGCCCGTTCCGAGGGCAACCCGCTCTACCTGGAGCAGCTCCTCATCGACGACCGGGCCGCCGCCCCGGCCCCGGAAGGGGAGCTGCCGCCCACCCTCCAGGCCCTGCTGGGCGCCCGGATCGGGGCGCTGGCCCGGGCCGAGCGCGGGGTGGTGGACCTGGCCGCCGTGATCGGCCGGGAGTTCGCGGCGGCGGAGCTGGTGCGGCTGGAGCTGGCGGTGCGGACGGCGGAGCGGCCCGGATCAGCCCTTCCCGCCGCCCCCCAGGACCCCGGCCGCGTAGACGAGGCGCTCGCCGCGCTGGCCCGGCGGCGGCTGGTGGAGCCCGCGCCCTCCGGGGACGGGGAGTCGTCCGCGTACCGCTTCAGCAGTGGCCTGGTCCACGAGGTCGCCTACGCCTCGCTCTCCAAGCGGGCCAAGGCGGAGCGCCACGCGTGGGCGGCCGAGCTGCCGAGCGTGGAGCGGACCGGGGACGGCGCGGTCGGCGGCCATCTGGAGCGGGCCTACCGCTACCGCGCCGAGCTGGGGCTGCTGGACGACCGGGCCCGGTCGCTGCGGGACCGCGCCGCCGCCGCGCTGGGCCGGGCCGGTGCGCAGGCCGCCGCCCGGTCCGACCTGCACTGGGCGCACGGGCTGCTGGAGCGGGCGGTGGAGCTGCGGCCGGACGCGGCGCGCGCGGTGCTGGGGCTCGGTGAGGTACGGGTGGCGCTCGGCCGGACCGAGGAGGGCGCCGAACTTCTGCGTACGGTAAGGGATTTGACCACCGCCCCCGTGGAGTCCGCGCACGCCCGCCTGGCGCTGGCGGTGCTGGACCCGGCCGCGCGCCCCGGTCCCGCCGCCACGGCCCGCGCGGTGCTGCCGGTCTTCGAGGCGGCCGGGGACGCGGTGGGCCGGGCCCGCGCCCACCTCCGCCTCGCCCAGCAGCTCCAGCAGTCGGGCCGCCACGAGGAGGCGGAGCGCGACCACGCCCGGGCCCTGGAGCACGCGGTGGCGGCCGGGGCGGAGCCGGAGCGGGCCGGGGCGCTGGGTGCGATCGGGATCTCGCTCTGGCGCGGGCCCGTCCCGGTGCCCGACGCGGTGGAGCGGTGCCGCGCCCTGCTGGCGGCGCACGGCTCCGGCCGGCCGACGGTCCGGGTGACGCTCAACTGCCCGCTGGCCGTGCTGTACGGGCTCCAGGACCGGGCCGACGAGGCGTACGCGTGCCTGGCCGAGGCCGAACGGCTGGCCGGGACGCTGGGGTTCGCGGAGGCGGAGGTGTTCCTGCCGGTGTTCCGGGCGACGGTGGAGGCGCTGCTCGGCCGGGAGGCGGAGGCCCTGGCCCTGCTGGTTCGGGCCGACGCGGCGGCCCGGCGGATGGGCGCGGCGGGGATGCGGACGGCGCTCGCGCTGGACGCGGCCCGGCTGGAGCTGGACGCGGGGAGCGAGGACCGGGCGGTGGAGTGGCTGGCGGGCATCGGTGACACCTCGGCGCTGAGCCGCGCGGACGCCGTCGACCTGGAGGGGCTGCGAGCCCGGCTGGCGGCCACCGCCCGCCCGGACGAGGCGCTGCACCACGCCGACAGGGCCCAACGCGCCTCCCTGCTCACCGACTCACCGCTGGTCCAGGCCTCCGCCGAACTGGACCGGGCCCGCACGCTCGCCGCCCTCGGCCGCACGGCTGACGCGGTGGCGGCGGCCCGGAGCGCCGGGCAGCACTTCGCGGACAAGGGGCACCTGCCGGGAACCCGCCGGGTGGCGGCCTTCCTCAGGACGCACACAGGACCCACAGCCATGGCCACGACGAGCACGACGAGGGAAGGGAGCTGA
- a CDS encoding radical SAM protein, giving the protein MELAELVGLRPFPAAGLLLGLTRRCPLRCRHCSTGSDLTVREEPDAGQLLHFVDSFTAENRPDVVMLTGGEPLLLPTLVGELSFLARRAGSRTAVLSGMFFARSQEIPPAILRAIAQVDHFSASLDVHHEREVARADVFRALHRIRESGIPVSFHLTGTGADDPYLADITRAIDREFGGRVPSLVNEVRPFGRAAAWARPARSGPDPSAAAPCSMAAWPVVAFDGTVLACCNQDTVDRRPAPAHLDLGHIGSDDWETVRRRALESPVLRMIRTVGPAHLAARSGAGPHAGSYCDGCRALGGDEAVAAGARAVAAGPAGALLDLAAARRGARGGPEGVVRRHGCSAYAPLVGARSTGSAP; this is encoded by the coding sequence ATGGAACTCGCCGAACTCGTCGGACTGCGGCCCTTCCCGGCCGCCGGTCTGCTGCTCGGCCTCACCCGCCGCTGCCCCCTGCGCTGCCGGCACTGCTCCACCGGGTCGGACCTGACCGTGCGGGAGGAGCCGGACGCGGGCCAACTGCTGCACTTTGTCGACTCGTTCACCGCCGAGAACCGCCCGGACGTGGTCATGCTGACGGGCGGCGAGCCGCTGCTCCTGCCCACGCTCGTCGGTGAGCTGAGCTTCCTCGCCCGCCGCGCCGGATCGCGTACGGCGGTGCTGAGCGGGATGTTCTTCGCCCGCTCCCAGGAGATCCCGCCCGCGATCCTGCGCGCGATCGCCCAGGTCGACCACTTCTCCGCGAGCCTGGACGTCCACCACGAGCGGGAGGTGGCGCGCGCCGACGTGTTCCGGGCGCTGCACCGCATCCGGGAGTCGGGCATCCCCGTCAGCTTCCACCTCACGGGGACCGGGGCGGACGATCCGTATCTGGCCGACATCACCCGGGCCATCGACAGGGAGTTCGGCGGCCGGGTGCCGTCGCTGGTCAACGAGGTGCGGCCGTTCGGCCGGGCCGCCGCCTGGGCCCGGCCCGCGCGCAGCGGCCCCGACCCGTCGGCGGCGGCGCCGTGCTCGATGGCCGCCTGGCCGGTGGTCGCCTTCGACGGTACGGTGCTGGCCTGCTGCAACCAGGACACGGTGGACCGGCGCCCCGCCCCCGCCCATCTGGACCTCGGGCACATCGGCTCCGACGACTGGGAGACGGTACGCCGACGGGCCCTGGAATCCCCGGTGTTGCGCATGATCCGCACGGTCGGGCCCGCCCATCTGGCCGCCCGCTCCGGCGCCGGACCCCACGCGGGCTCCTACTGCGACGGGTGCCGGGCCCTGGGCGGCGACGAGGCGGTGGCGGCCGGGGCCCGTGCGGTGGCGGCGGGACCGGCGGGTGCGCTGCTGGACCTGGCCGCCGCGCGGCGCGGTGCGCGGGGCGGGCCGGAGGGGGTCGTACGGCGGCACGGCTGCTCGGCGTACGCGCCACTGGTGGGCGCCCGGAGCACCGGGAGCGCCCCGTGA
- the lanKC gene encoding class III lanthionine synthetase LanKC, whose protein sequence is MPAVQETQLYCLADRTYYDTPDRLPDADSRYRLATDPPPAGWRRSAVGLWTSLVPEHAQLAEQGWKIHVSTVPGEAEATLRDTARICLRHGVPFKFLRSARALSLMADKHMNRSGAGKFIAVYPPDEAAFLALAEDLSTALAGRSGPYILSDLRIGDAPVYTRYGAYVPRWCDDGEGGRVLALRDPSGSLVPDERGVVFRTPSWVEVPPFLRPHLAARAAARDDTFPYTVTEALQFSNAGGIYLATDRETGRRVVLREARPHCGLDGAGDDAVTRLHREHRALTALAGLDCVPEVHGVRTVWEHHFLIEEHIEGNTLLDEIVARFALVRGAVTAAELAPYVAWTDAMVAELSRALEAVHARGLRFGDLHPSNIIVRPDGRIALVDFEYATELDDQDTPLAGAQGLQAPPGTPGAEADAYALWATWLTMLMPLTEMAGLERAKALTLESWARRRYGLSADAGPARPALLHGLEASRRREAEVAALFEPDVDWAEIRTRLLAGIHAGATPERADRLFPGGPGLFATGGTDLAHGAAGVLYALHRTGAPVPAEWTDWLAAAAFRRDPAEAGGLFDGLPGTALVLTLLGRAEAGRELWDRAMSAAPPPASADLFSGRAGLALAALRLARATGTTAPDAGLVDAALRTARDLDRLARGGSVDGLRLPESAGLLRGLSGAALLHLELHALTGELRLREAARTALEREAGHLVTMDDGTIQVRDGRRHLLYLNQGSSGVALLAQAYTARHEDPALSALIPGVRAGCAMEFVREPGLFTGRAGLAAAAGQLSPDGRTGPEVLASVRNLTWHLVAEEDRLLVPGATLRRCSADLATGAAGLLLSLDFLSRGTGGTGRESATGLLELLTLG, encoded by the coding sequence GTGCCTGCCGTCCAGGAAACCCAGCTCTACTGCCTCGCCGACCGTACGTACTACGACACCCCGGACCGGCTGCCCGACGCGGACTCCCGCTACCGCCTCGCCACCGACCCGCCCCCCGCCGGCTGGCGCCGCTCGGCCGTGGGCCTGTGGACCTCCCTGGTGCCCGAGCACGCCCAACTCGCCGAGCAGGGCTGGAAGATCCACGTCTCCACGGTCCCCGGCGAGGCCGAGGCCACCCTGCGCGACACCGCCCGGATCTGCCTGCGCCACGGCGTACCGTTCAAATTCCTGCGCAGCGCACGGGCGTTGTCGCTGATGGCGGACAAGCACATGAACCGCAGCGGCGCGGGCAAGTTCATCGCCGTCTACCCGCCCGACGAGGCCGCCTTCCTGGCCCTGGCCGAGGATCTGTCCACGGCCCTCGCGGGGCGCAGCGGCCCGTACATCCTCAGCGACCTGCGCATCGGCGACGCCCCGGTCTACACGCGCTACGGCGCCTACGTGCCCCGCTGGTGCGACGACGGCGAGGGCGGCCGGGTCCTCGCCCTGCGCGACCCCTCGGGGAGCCTGGTGCCCGACGAGCGCGGGGTGGTCTTCCGTACGCCCTCCTGGGTCGAGGTGCCGCCGTTCCTGCGCCCGCACCTCGCCGCCCGTGCCGCCGCCCGCGACGACACCTTCCCCTACACGGTCACCGAGGCCCTCCAGTTCTCCAACGCGGGCGGGATCTACCTGGCCACCGACCGGGAGACGGGCCGCCGCGTGGTGCTGCGGGAGGCGCGCCCGCACTGCGGCCTCGACGGCGCGGGCGACGACGCCGTCACCCGGCTGCACCGCGAGCACCGGGCGCTGACGGCGCTGGCCGGGCTGGACTGCGTCCCCGAGGTGCACGGCGTACGGACGGTCTGGGAGCACCACTTCCTGATCGAGGAGCACATCGAGGGGAACACCCTCCTGGACGAGATCGTCGCCCGCTTCGCCCTCGTACGCGGGGCGGTGACGGCCGCCGAACTCGCCCCGTACGTCGCCTGGACCGACGCGATGGTGGCCGAACTCTCCCGGGCGCTGGAGGCGGTCCACGCGCGCGGCCTGCGCTTCGGCGATCTGCACCCGTCCAACATCATCGTCCGGCCCGACGGCCGCATCGCCCTCGTCGACTTCGAGTACGCCACCGAGCTGGACGACCAGGACACCCCGCTCGCCGGAGCCCAGGGCCTCCAGGCGCCCCCGGGCACGCCGGGCGCGGAGGCCGACGCGTACGCGCTCTGGGCGACCTGGCTCACCATGCTGATGCCGCTCACGGAGATGGCCGGTCTCGAACGGGCCAAGGCCCTCACGCTGGAGAGCTGGGCCCGTAGGCGGTACGGGCTCTCCGCCGACGCGGGTCCCGCCAGGCCCGCCCTGCTGCACGGCCTGGAGGCCTCACGGCGGCGCGAGGCGGAGGTGGCCGCCCTGTTCGAGCCGGACGTGGACTGGGCGGAGATCCGCACCCGCCTGCTCGCCGGGATCCACGCCGGAGCCACCCCCGAGCGGGCCGACCGGCTCTTCCCGGGCGGGCCCGGCCTCTTCGCCACCGGCGGCACCGACCTCGCCCACGGCGCGGCCGGTGTCCTGTACGCCCTGCACCGCACCGGCGCCCCCGTCCCCGCCGAGTGGACGGACTGGCTCGCCGCCGCCGCGTTCCGCAGGGACCCCGCCGAGGCGGGCGGCCTCTTCGACGGGCTGCCGGGCACCGCCCTGGTGCTCACCCTGCTGGGCCGCGCCGAAGCGGGCCGGGAGCTGTGGGACCGGGCGATGTCCGCCGCACCGCCGCCCGCCTCGGCCGATCTGTTCAGCGGACGCGCGGGACTCGCCCTCGCCGCGCTGCGCCTGGCCCGCGCCACCGGCACCACGGCCCCCGACGCCGGACTGGTGGACGCCGCCCTGCGCACCGCCCGGGACCTGGACCGGCTGGCGCGGGGCGGGTCGGTGGACGGGCTGCGCCTCCCGGAGTCGGCGGGGCTGCTGCGCGGGCTGAGCGGGGCCGCCCTGCTCCACCTGGAACTGCACGCGCTGACCGGCGAGTTGAGGCTGCGCGAGGCGGCCCGCACCGCCCTGGAACGCGAGGCCGGGCACCTCGTCACCATGGACGACGGCACGATCCAGGTCCGGGACGGCCGACGCCATCTGCTCTATCTGAACCAGGGCAGCTCGGGCGTCGCGCTGCTGGCCCAGGCGTACACCGCCCGGCACGAGGACCCCGCGCTGAGCGCCCTGATCCCCGGGGTGCGCGCGGGCTGCGCCATGGAGTTCGTCCGCGAACCGGGGCTGTTCACCGGGCGCGCGGGGCTGGCCGCCGCTGCGGGCCAGTTGTCGCCCGACGGCCGTACGGGGCCCGAGGTCCTGGCCTCCGTACGCAACCTGACCTGGCACCTGGTCGCCGAGGAGGACCGGCTGCTCGTCCCGGGCGCCACCCTGCGGCGCTGCTCCGCCGACCTGGCGACGGGGGCGGCCGGACTGCTGCTGTCCCTGGACTTCCTGTCGCGCGGAACGGGCGGGACGGGCAGGGAGTCCGCTACGGGACTGCTGGAGCTCCTCACTCTGGGGTGA
- a CDS encoding S8 family serine peptidase, which produces MGATETTATAGTRAAPGQGLTWSLRGRGPEDVPVLGDPGPPGGHPAGPALGRGVRVCVVDSGVERDHPLVGEPAASWVVVKDGESGEITVEPTTTGDTCGHGTACAGIIRRTAPECEIHSVRVLGERFSGTGDILMAGLRWAVEQRFDVVNLSLSTTRTRFAQELHSLADSAYFARTVIVASAHNTPVESFPWRFASVISVGSHQEDDPDLHLYNPSPPVEFFGPGQNVTVPWLGGRTIRTTGNSFATPYVAGLCARILSAHPRMTAFQLKNALYLSAANVRHEPAAAHPRPSTAAGDNRDDSED; this is translated from the coding sequence ATGGGCGCCACGGAGACCACGGCGACAGCCGGGACGAGGGCCGCGCCCGGGCAGGGCCTCACCTGGAGCCTGCGCGGGCGCGGCCCCGAGGACGTGCCCGTACTGGGCGACCCGGGGCCACCGGGCGGGCACCCCGCCGGGCCCGCCCTGGGGCGCGGCGTACGCGTCTGCGTCGTGGACTCGGGGGTGGAGCGCGACCATCCGCTGGTCGGCGAACCGGCCGCCTCCTGGGTGGTCGTCAAGGACGGGGAGAGCGGCGAGATCACGGTGGAGCCGACGACCACCGGCGACACCTGCGGCCACGGGACCGCGTGCGCGGGCATCATCCGCCGGACCGCGCCGGAGTGCGAGATCCACAGCGTACGGGTGCTGGGCGAGCGGTTCTCCGGCACCGGGGACATCCTGATGGCGGGGCTGCGCTGGGCGGTGGAGCAGCGCTTCGACGTGGTGAACCTGAGCCTGTCGACCACCCGCACCCGGTTCGCGCAGGAGCTGCACTCCCTCGCGGACAGCGCCTACTTCGCCCGTACGGTGATCGTCGCCTCGGCCCACAACACCCCGGTGGAGAGCTTCCCTTGGCGGTTCGCCTCGGTGATCTCCGTCGGCAGCCACCAGGAGGACGACCCCGACCTCCACCTCTACAACCCGTCCCCGCCCGTGGAGTTCTTCGGGCCGGGCCAGAACGTCACCGTGCCGTGGCTGGGCGGCCGGACGATCCGCACCACCGGGAACAGCTTCGCCACGCCGTACGTCGCCGGGCTCTGCGCCCGCATCCTCTCGGCCCACCCCCGGATGACGGCCTTCCAGCTCAAGAACGCCCTTTATCTGTCGGCGGCCAATGTGCGGCACGAGCCGGCCGCCGCGCACCCGCGTCCCTCAACAGCGGCAGGAGACAACCGCGATGACTCCGAAGACTGA